The Candidatus Desulfofervidus auxilii genome includes a window with the following:
- a CDS encoding T9SS type A sorting domain-containing protein, protein MTDSSNPQIIWGDTAIGFVYGIDITGWSNYVAAVGPAEYVPVRGGCLYIYDVSDPYNIHRIYTFEGDSTVPGFYAVDIIESESLLVTASPLTPGWSFDISNPSNPVRVGKGALGDYSLFVKPGYFYGADGDALVIRGYEWINVKEKSENKVKYPVFDFVNYKDKIKIIYSFPQKSSFEIRLIDASGKIIKVLKKGFSDKGELFIPLKDYTSGTYFVELIYGNKSLRRKINILK, encoded by the coding sequence GTGACGGATTCGTCAAATCCACAGATAATATGGGGTGATACAGCGATAGGGTTTGTTTATGGGATTGACATAACAGGTTGGTCTAATTATGTAGCAGCAGTTGGACCTGCAGAGTATGTGCCTGTAAGGGGAGGTTGTCTTTACATTTATGATGTCTCAGACCCCTATAACATTCACAGAATATACACATTTGAGGGTGATTCAACTGTCCCGGGATTTTATGCAGTTGACATTATAGAAAGTGAAAGTCTGCTTGTTACAGCAAGTCCATTGACACCGGGCTGGTCATTTGACATTAGCAACCCTTCCAATCCGGTAAGAGTTGGAAAAGGAGCGTTAGGAGATTATAGTCTTTTTGTAAAACCCGGTTATTTTTATGGGGCTGACGGTGATGCATTGGTCATAAGGGGATATGAATGGATAAACGTAAAAGAGAAATCAGAAAACAAAGTCAAATATCCTGTGTTTGATTTTGTCAATTACAAAGATAAAATAAAAATTATTTATTCATTTCCTCAAAAATCTTCATTTGAAATAAGGCTTATAGATGCATCCGGAAAAATCATCAAAGTCTTAAAGAAAGGTTTTTCAGATAAAGGGGAATTATTTATTCCTTTAAAAGATTACACTTCAGGCACATATTTTGTAGAGTTGATTTACGGAAATAAATCTTTAAGGAGAAAGATAAACATTTTAAA
- a CDS encoding right-handed parallel beta-helix repeat-containing protein: ANSQGILIEKCLIENNKYSLLKELSLPNKGNLTPHIEGDTIFTDTLTGIYTYNAEVKLRNNRIINNYTGVYACGSLTLYSYGNYIKDNIWHGYDLAVSGNSNLVFEKDTFINNGWYPLSLSSLTNEIFLYIIEM, encoded by the coding sequence GCAAATTCTCAGGGAATTTTGATAGAAAAATGTCTGATTGAGAATAACAAGTATTCCCTTCTTAAAGAGCTTTCCTTACCCAATAAAGGAAATCTGACTCCGCATATCGAAGGAGACACAATCTTTACGGATACATTAACAGGAATATACACTTATAACGCTGAAGTAAAACTTAGAAATAACAGAATAATAAACAACTACACAGGAGTTTATGCTTGTGGTTCATTAACCCTTTACTCTTATGGAAACTATATAAAAGACAATATTTGGCACGGTTATGATTTGGCTGTTTCAGGAAATTCAAATCTGGTTTTTGAAAAAGATACTTTCATAAATAATGGCTGGTATCCTCTTTCGTTATCAAGTTTGACAAATGAAATTTTTTTATATATAATAGAAATGTAA